CTAGTGTCGAATAATCGCTTAGGTGATAGCAGGGAAATCCCTATGTTGATCATATTCAAGGTCAGTGTCGGTCAATATCTTGCTAGGGCTTATCTGGTCCAGTTGTGTGACTAGCTGCCAGCCAGAGCTATTTTGGCATAAGCAGTACTGGCTATATTTCCCTATGAAATAATTGAACTTAAATATAGATATTTAGCTTACTTTTGATGATTCAATGGATTTTACTTAGATTCATTATTGAAACGATAACTGTGTTGCGGATTCTGTTGGTTTTTCAATAAAATATCCCCTTGGTTTACTTCTCTGTGCTAAAAATAACTCATCCAATGATTCAAGAGGCAGCGCCATGCTAGCAGTAAATGAGTATTTCGAAGGGCAAGTTAAATCTATCGGATTTCAGGGAAAGGATAAACCGGCATCTGTCGGTGTGATGGAACCTGGCGATTATGAGTTTGGTACAGGGGCACCGGAAGTCATGATAGTGGTATCTGGCGCATTGACCGTGTTATTGCCAGGCAGTGATTGTTGGCAGACTTATCATGCCGGAACTCAATTTGATGTGGCTGGTGATGCTAAATTTCAGGTGAAAGTTGAGACACAAACTGCTTACCTCTGCCTGTATGGTTAACCCTTAGAACGCTTGTTACGGGTTAGGGATTTAGGCTATTGCTTAGCGAAATAAGCTAACTTGTAACAATGAGGCTAACCTAAACCCGTTAGCCTCTTGTTATCACTTCACTTCGAGCCGATCTAAGGTATAAGTTCTATGTTCTGTGGCATAAGAGAGCAAGCCATGGTGGCTTCCTTGTCTGTGTTCGCTAGCCGAGCTCAATAGACCATAAAAACCTGGCTGGCTCAGTTCAGTCTAAAGCCAGAACGTTCACCGGGGTCATGACCTCTCCCACAAACCGCAGTGCCTTCAATATCCAGCAGCAAAGATAATATTGACCAGGGATAAACTTCATCTTAATGGCGTTCACCTGGCCTGATGCCAGTGAGCTGTGATCGCTATATTTTAAAAGATAACCTCAGATGTTGAGTATAGTTCAGAGCTCTTTAGCGATGAATGAATTGCTTGATCATAAACTTGCAATATTTCCTTCATGGTTTAGTCAACTTCTCCCCATACCCTGTGGGAAAACATAATGAGAATGGTGATCAAGCTATGTCTATAAGACGGATAACCGACAATCAATCTCAACCTCAGGTTAACTCAGGTTCGCTGCTAAAACACAGCTTCAATGCCCTTTGGTTATCAGATATTCATCTTGGTAGTAAAGATTGTAAGGCCGAATATCTGTTGCAGTTCCTGAGACAGACTCACACCGACTCCCTATATTTGGTCGGCGACATAATAGATATCTGGGCGATGAAGCGGCGGGTGTATTGGCCCGAGTCCCATAATCAGGTGTTGCAGCAGCTGCTTATCATGGCCAAAAATGGCACTAAGATCATTTATGTACCGGGTAATCATGATGAACCATTCAAAGCCTATGTTGGTTTTAATCTGTGGGATGTTTCTATTGCCAAGGAGCATATTCATACCACACTCGGTGGCCACAAAATTTTAATGCTTCATGGCGATCAGTTCGATTCTCAGGTTTGTGTAGGCAAGGCGTTAACTAGGCTAGGAGATCGACTCTACGATCTCTTACTGGTACTCAACAGGCTGCTGCACAGAATCCGTACTCACCTGGGTTACCCTTATTGGTCATTGGCCAGCTATATAAAGCTCAGAGTTAATAAGGCGCAGCAGGCCATTGGCCTGTTTCGTGCCGCTGTTGTCAGTTATGCCCAAGATCAAGAGGTCGATGGGGTGATATGTGGTCATATTCATCAGCCGGAACTGTCTCAACAGGGCAAACTCTTTTATGCCAACGACGGTGACTGGGTGGAAAACTGCACCTTTATCGCCGAGTCGGATCGCGGAGAGTTACAGCTCCACAAGTGGGATGAACAGACAAACACCTCATTTGTTACCGCATCAATCTCATTAAACAATAAGTGTAAATCATTAAAGCAGCAGGTTGCCTAGAGAGGTTCAAGGATGATATTTACCGTCGATAATATGGTTGAAAAAAACTTACCTAAGCTGAATCAAACGCCTTGGCTGGCAGCTCCGACTAAGGCCATACTCAGGTATCTACTCAAAGAGAAAGAGTGTAATGACATTGCCGCCGAATATGCCTATCTAAAAGGCGTCGACTTTGTTGAGCAAATCTTAGCTAATTTTAATTTTACTTACTCAGTGCCCAGCAGTGAAATTGAGAATATCCCCAGTGAAGGGCGGGTGGTGATTTATGCTAACCATCCCATAGGTTCCTTAGATGCACTGGCCTTGATCAAACTCATCAGTAAGGTAAGACCCGATATCAAGGTTGTCGCTAATGAGCTTTTGATGGCGCTGGAGCCTCTGCATTCCATATTATTGCCGGTACGTAACATGACCGGAGGAACGCCAAAAGAGCATCTGGAAAACATTCACCAACATCTGCGGGGAGAGGGAGCCGTGCTTATCTTCCCTTCGGGAGAAGTTTCTCGTCTCAGGCCCTATGGAGTGACCGACTTGCACTGGCATAGCGGTTTCCTGAAAATAGCCAAGGCCTGTAACTCGCCTCTGTTACCCATTTATGTGGATGCTAAAAATTCGGCGGCATTTTATGGTGCTTCCATGATCTACAAGCCACTAGCCAGCCTGTTATTGGTCAAAGAGATGTTTAAGCAGGCCAAGCGCACCATGCCGATTAGGATAGGGCAATTGATCCCTAAAGAGGCTGTAAACAGCAATGACTTCCCCTTGAAGACCAAGGTAAAACTGCTGAAAAGTCACCTTTATCGTATCGGCAAGAATCTTAGTCCCTTGTTCACCACCCAAAATGCCATCGCTCATCCTGAGTCCAGAAGTGAATTACAGCAGGCACTCAAGGCCTGTGAGTTACTGGGGGAGACCAGTGACAATAAGCAGATATTTCTCTATCAGCATTCAGGATCTAACCCAATAATGCGCGAGGTGGCGCGACTCAGGGAAGTGGCATTTAGGGCGGTTGGTGAAGGCAGCGGTAAGCGTCGTGATACCGATAAATATGATGCTTATTATCAGCATATTATCCTTTGGGATAGAGAAGCGTTAGAGCTGGTGGGCTCGTATCGGTTTGCCAGTGTTAAACAAGTTCATCAGCAAATAGGTACAGAGAGCTTGTATAGCCAATCTCTATTCCGATATTCCGATGAATTTAATTCTTATTTTGAACAGGGATTAGAGATGGGACGCAGCTTCGTGCAGCCCAAGTATTGGGGCAAACGCAGCCTGGATTATCTTTGGATGGGGATTGGGGCCTATTTAACCAAGCATCCCGAGATCCGTTATCTGTTTGGTCCGGTTTCCATCAGTGATCAGTTACCTGAGCAGGCTAAAGAGATGCTGGTATATTTCTACCAGACTCAATTTAAAGGGGGGGCCGACTTGGTTCGCTCTAATTCACCTTACACTTTTACTAAGGCGCGAGAATCTCAATTAGCGCAATGGTTCGATGGGCTGGATTATACTCTAGGCTTCAAAGTGCTAAAGCAAACCTTAGCCAGCATGAATACTGCGGTGCCGACGCTCTATAAGCAATATGGCGATCTATGCGATCCAGGTGGGGTGCAGTTTCTGGATTTCGGTATCGATGCTGAATTTGGTGATTGCATAGATGGTCTGGTCTTAGTGGATCTACAAAAACTCAAACATAAGAAGCGTAGCCGTTATCTGGATTGCCACAGGTCCGAACTGAATGTGAATTCGGAAGATGTGATTATCGTTAGGTAATGATTCTGATAGGTATCAGCTAGCGAGTATCTCTTTATTGGCAGTATTCAGTTTATGAAGGGTCCAGTCAAGGTTAGCTAATGGGGGCAGGATTTGTTATTTTATTCGCTACATCAGTGAAAAATAAACAAAAACTAACTTTCCAGGAATTGAGTATGGGCGAACATATAGTCATTTTAGTTATTGCATTGGTTGTGCTGCTCTATGGCTATATCTCTAAGGCATTATCCCAGAAAAATATATCTGGTCCCATGATGTTTACCAGCTTCGGACTATTGCTCTCTCCCTTCGGGTTTAATATTACTCAGGTGGAGGTCAATGCCGAATTTGTGACGATTATCGTCGAAATTGCTCTGGTGCTTGTACTTTTTGCCGATGCGGCTTTGCTGGATCTTAACTTGCTGCGAAAATCCTGGAAGATCCCCGCCAGGCTGCTGTTTATTGGTCTGCCAATCACTATTCTTGCTGGTACCTATGTCGGGAGTTTGATTTTCCCCGATGAACCTCTGATCTATCTTATTTTGTTAGCCTTATTACTCACGCCTACGGATGCGGCACTGGGTAAGGCTGTGGTGTCTGATCCTAACGTGCCGAAGAAGATACGCTCCAGTATCAATGTGGAGAGTGGCTTAAACGATGGTATCGTCTTCCCTCTAGTATTAACCGTAGTGGCCATGATCAGCAGTGGCCTGACTCAGGCCGCTGATAGCTCTTGGGTTGGCTATGTGTTCGAGCAGATCATATTCGGTGCCTTGGTTGGCGGCGCTGTAGGTTATCTGGGCACTACCATTACGGTTAAAGCTGTAAAAAACAATTGGATGGAGTCAAGTTATCAGAACTTGATCCCCATAGCATTAGCCATACTGTCATTTTATCTGGCGGAGTCTCTGTCGGGTAATGGCTTCATCGCGGCTTTCTTTGCCGGGCTTTATGCCGGTAATACCTGTGAGATAAGCAGACAGCATATCGAAGATTTTGCCGAAACCGAAGGCGAGCTGTTTGTCTTGGTGAGTTTCTTCCTGTTTGGACTGGCGTTTGTGCCTATCACCTTGGCTCATATCAGTTTAGACGTTGTC
This portion of the Shewanella violacea DSS12 genome encodes:
- the ppnP gene encoding pyrimidine/purine nucleoside phosphorylase, with translation MLAVNEYFEGQVKSIGFQGKDKPASVGVMEPGDYEFGTGAPEVMIVVSGALTVLLPGSDCWQTYHAGTQFDVAGDAKFQVKVETQTAYLCLYG
- a CDS encoding UDP-2,3-diacylglucosamine diphosphatase, whose product is MSIRRITDNQSQPQVNSGSLLKHSFNALWLSDIHLGSKDCKAEYLLQFLRQTHTDSLYLVGDIIDIWAMKRRVYWPESHNQVLQQLLIMAKNGTKIIYVPGNHDEPFKAYVGFNLWDVSIAKEHIHTTLGGHKILMLHGDQFDSQVCVGKALTRLGDRLYDLLLVLNRLLHRIRTHLGYPYWSLASYIKLRVNKAQQAIGLFRAAVVSYAQDQEVDGVICGHIHQPELSQQGKLFYANDGDWVENCTFIAESDRGELQLHKWDEQTNTSFVTASISLNNKCKSLKQQVA
- a CDS encoding GNAT family N-acyltransferase, with the translated sequence MIFTVDNMVEKNLPKLNQTPWLAAPTKAILRYLLKEKECNDIAAEYAYLKGVDFVEQILANFNFTYSVPSSEIENIPSEGRVVIYANHPIGSLDALALIKLISKVRPDIKVVANELLMALEPLHSILLPVRNMTGGTPKEHLENIHQHLRGEGAVLIFPSGEVSRLRPYGVTDLHWHSGFLKIAKACNSPLLPIYVDAKNSAAFYGASMIYKPLASLLLVKEMFKQAKRTMPIRIGQLIPKEAVNSNDFPLKTKVKLLKSHLYRIGKNLSPLFTTQNAIAHPESRSELQQALKACELLGETSDNKQIFLYQHSGSNPIMREVARLREVAFRAVGEGSGKRRDTDKYDAYYQHIILWDREALELVGSYRFASVKQVHQQIGTESLYSQSLFRYSDEFNSYFEQGLEMGRSFVQPKYWGKRSLDYLWMGIGAYLTKHPEIRYLFGPVSISDQLPEQAKEMLVYFYQTQFKGGADLVRSNSPYTFTKARESQLAQWFDGLDYTLGFKVLKQTLASMNTAVPTLYKQYGDLCDPGGVQFLDFGIDAEFGDCIDGLVLVDLQKLKHKKRSRYLDCHRSELNVNSEDVIIVR
- a CDS encoding cation:proton antiporter; translated protein: MGEHIVILVIALVVLLYGYISKALSQKNISGPMMFTSFGLLLSPFGFNITQVEVNAEFVTIIVEIALVLVLFADAALLDLNLLRKSWKIPARLLFIGLPITILAGTYVGSLIFPDEPLIYLILLALLLTPTDAALGKAVVSDPNVPKKIRSSINVESGLNDGIVFPLVLTVVAMISSGLTQAADSSWVGYVFEQIIFGALVGGAVGYLGTTITVKAVKNNWMESSYQNLIPIALAILSFYLAESLSGNGFIAAFFAGLYAGNTCEISRQHIEDFAETEGELFVLVSFFLFGLAFVPITLAHISLDVVLYAFLSLTVLRMLPVIISLIGAKLDLSTMFFIAWFGPRGIASILYVLIVAHEMGSIDGFETVYSVVTVTVLMSIFAHGLTAQPLANWYAKSHREDN